Proteins from a single region of Lachnospiraceae bacterium:
- a CDS encoding calcium/sodium antiporter → MESVLIYVLFVAGLILIIKGGDIFVDASVWIAEAFKVPKFVIGATVVSIATTLPELLVSLMAASQGKVDVAVGNAVGSVTANIGLILGVGLLFSPFAMPKKHFTLKGLLMVASIALLFVLCLGGAMPMGLGMLLFIPLILATWDSLRAGKNEKEEAAQPVATDKWTIGANIAKFVIGTAGIVAGANLLIDNGSLIAEQWGVPEGVIAVIFIAIGTSLPELITMITAIRKKQTSLSLGNIIGANIIDITLILPVCSLVSGSALPLSARSLSMDFPICLGLALIAIIPSIFTGKFQRWQGGVLVVSYLAYAVVTFM, encoded by the coding sequence ATGGAATCAGTTTTGATTTATGTGTTATTTGTAGCAGGTCTGATCTTAATTATTAAAGGCGGAGATATCTTTGTAGATGCCTCTGTGTGGATTGCAGAGGCATTTAAAGTGCCTAAATTTGTCATCGGGGCAACGGTGGTCAGTATTGCTACGACCCTGCCGGAGCTTTTGGTATCTCTGATGGCGGCCTCTCAAGGAAAGGTGGATGTAGCGGTCGGCAACGCCGTAGGATCCGTAACGGCCAACATCGGACTCATTTTGGGAGTCGGACTCTTGTTCTCTCCCTTTGCAATGCCGAAAAAGCATTTTACCTTGAAGGGTCTCCTCATGGTGGCATCCATTGCTCTTTTGTTTGTATTATGTCTTGGCGGCGCCATGCCCATGGGTTTGGGGATGCTGCTTTTCATACCGCTGATTCTGGCCACATGGGATAGTCTAAGAGCCGGCAAGAATGAAAAAGAGGAAGCGGCGCAGCCGGTTGCGACCGACAAATGGACCATTGGAGCCAATATAGCTAAGTTCGTAATCGGTACAGCCGGCATTGTAGCCGGCGCCAATCTGCTGATCGACAACGGCAGCCTGATTGCTGAGCAGTGGGGCGTGCCGGAAGGCGTGATCGCCGTAATCTTCATTGCCATCGGGACCTCGCTTCCCGAGCTGATTACCATGATCACCGCGATCCGCAAGAAACAGACCTCATTATCGCTGGGCAATATCATCGGAGCCAATATCATTGATATCACCCTCATTCTTCCCGTCTGTTCCTTAGTATCCGGCAGTGCGCTGCCGCTCAGCGCCCGGTCGCTCTCGATGGACTTCCCCATTTGCCTGGGGCTCGCGCTCATTGCCATTATTCCTTCCATATTTACAGGGAAATTTCAAAGATGGCAGGGCGGCGTATTAGTAGTCAGCTATTTGGCATATGCAGTTGTGACATTCATGTAA
- a CDS encoding 4-hydroxy-tetrahydrodipicolinate reductase, with amino-acid sequence MIRIVLHGCTGHMGRVITSLVKEDPRFSIVAGLDIHSADDLGYPVFSSLNDITDPYDCVIDFSTAAAVPSLLQACKQARKPLVLCTTGLNEEQQKAIQAAAKEIPIFFSANMSLGINLLTELCQKAAAILSPAGFDIEINERHHNRKLDAPSGTALSIGHVLINTLGNEYYMSTDRCEKRSARDPHEIGMTALRGGTIVGEHTVLFAGHDELFEIKHTALSREIFGSGALNAAAFLIQQAPGLYSMKQLIAE; translated from the coding sequence ATGATTCGCATTGTACTTCACGGCTGTACCGGCCATATGGGCCGTGTGATCACCTCTCTTGTAAAAGAGGATCCGCGGTTTTCTATCGTAGCCGGACTTGACATTCATTCAGCTGATGATCTTGGCTACCCCGTTTTTTCTTCTTTAAATGACATAACAGATCCTTACGATTGTGTCATTGATTTTAGTACTGCCGCTGCCGTTCCCTCTTTGCTGCAGGCCTGCAAGCAGGCTCGCAAGCCTTTAGTGCTGTGCACCACCGGGCTAAACGAAGAGCAGCAAAAGGCAATTCAGGCTGCTGCTAAAGAGATTCCCATTTTCTTTTCTGCTAACATGTCCCTTGGTATCAACCTGCTGACAGAGCTGTGCCAAAAGGCTGCCGCGATCCTGTCTCCTGCAGGTTTTGATATTGAAATCAATGAACGCCACCACAATCGCAAGCTGGATGCTCCCAGCGGTACGGCACTTTCAATCGGGCATGTCCTGATCAATACACTGGGAAATGAATACTATATGAGCACCGACCGCTGCGAAAAGCGCAGTGCACGCGACCCTCATGAAATCGGCATGACCGCACTGCGCGGCGGTACGATTGTGGGAGAGCACACGGTTCTTTTTGCCGGACATGATGAGCTTTTTGAAATTAAGCATACTGCGCTCAGCCGTGAAATCTTCGGCAGCGGTGCACTGAATGCCGCCGCTTTTCTGATCCAGCAGGCTCCCGGCTTATATTCTATGAAGCAATTGATTGCGGAATAA
- the mraZ gene encoding division/cell wall cluster transcriptional repressor MraZ yields MERFGAKRSGGEDVMFFGEYRHSVDDKGRIIMPAKFREQLGNVFYITIDLWGKEEEKCLYVYAEEDFKVLCDKLRQMAASDSETRKLYRKFYSRVQDTSVDKQGRVMLATELREHAGLDKDIVLAGQDDHIEIWNREKWEAYNEDDEFFESNKLAEGLKASGI; encoded by the coding sequence ATGGAACGATTTGGAGCAAAAAGGAGTGGAGGTGAAGACGTAATGTTCTTTGGTGAATATCGCCATAGTGTAGACGATAAAGGCCGCATTATCATGCCGGCAAAGTTTCGTGAACAGCTGGGCAATGTATTTTATATCACCATCGATCTTTGGGGCAAAGAAGAAGAAAAATGCCTGTACGTCTACGCTGAAGAGGATTTTAAGGTGCTGTGTGATAAACTTCGTCAGATGGCAGCCAGCGATTCCGAAACCCGTAAGCTCTATCGTAAATTCTATTCTCGCGTGCAGGATACTTCCGTTGATAAACAGGGACGCGTCATGCTTGCAACAGAATTGAGAGAACATGCCGGTTTAGATAAAGATATCGTGCTGGCAGGCCAAGACGACCACATTGAAATTTGGAACCGCGAGAAATGGGAAGCGTATAATGAAGACGATGAGTTCTTTGAGTCGAACAAGCTGGCTGAAGGGTTGAAAGCTAGTGGGATCTAA
- the rsmH gene encoding 16S rRNA (cytosine(1402)-N(4))-methyltransferase RsmH, translating into MEFKHVSVLKNECIEGLHIQASGTYVDGTFGGGGHAMEIISRLNGNGRFIGIDQDQDAVENGRTRLEPYKNKAQLVRDNFSNISHIMKDLHIVAIDGILLDIGVSSYQLDTGERGFSYMHNAELDMRMDQRNPITARRIVAEYSERELARIIREYGEERWASRIARFIVQERETAPIETTGQLVEVIKKAVPKSARKDGPHPAKRTFQALRIAVNNELGILEQSIQDMVELLSPQGRLCIITFHSLEDRIVKQTFHKLEHPCTCPPEFPVCVCGKKPSIRVITRKPIIPSEEEMAVNPRSRSAKLRIAEKL; encoded by the coding sequence GTGGAATTCAAACATGTATCCGTCTTAAAGAACGAATGTATCGAAGGGCTTCACATTCAGGCTTCCGGCACTTATGTTGATGGAACATTTGGCGGAGGCGGTCATGCTATGGAAATTATCAGCCGATTAAACGGGAACGGCCGTTTCATAGGAATTGACCAAGATCAGGACGCAGTAGAAAATGGCCGCACCAGACTGGAACCATATAAAAATAAAGCGCAGCTGGTGCGGGATAATTTTTCTAACATAAGTCATATCATGAAAGACTTGCATATTGTGGCCATTGATGGTATACTACTAGATATTGGGGTATCTTCATATCAGCTGGACACAGGAGAGCGCGGTTTCTCTTATATGCATAATGCCGAGCTGGATATGAGGATGGATCAACGAAATCCCATAACAGCCAGGCGCATAGTAGCAGAATATTCAGAGAGAGAGCTGGCCCGGATCATCAGGGAGTACGGAGAAGAACGATGGGCAAGCCGGATTGCACGATTTATCGTGCAAGAGAGAGAGACGGCGCCCATTGAAACAACCGGACAACTGGTGGAGGTCATTAAAAAAGCGGTGCCCAAGAGTGCCAGAAAAGACGGACCTCATCCGGCCAAGCGAACCTTTCAGGCACTGCGCATTGCAGTGAATAATGAGCTTGGGATTTTGGAACAGTCGATTCAGGATATGGTAGAGCTGTTAAGCCCCCAAGGGCGGCTTTGTATCATTACCTTTCATTCATTAGAGGATCGAATTGTAAAGCAAACTTTTCATAAATTAGAACATCCGTGTACATGCCCTCCGGAATTTCCGGTATGTGTGTGCGGAAAAAAGCCGAGTATCCGGGTAATTACCCGAAAACCCATCATCCCTTCCGAGGAAGAGATGGCAGTTAATCCGCGGTCCCGCAGCGCCAAGCTGAGGATTGCAGAGAAACTCTGA
- a CDS encoding penicillin-binding protein 2, translating to MAAKRKKRAQGSRARVGRLLFILCLTVSLLGVVFLRVIYIKNVHGEEYQQRAQQQQIESTDVTIPALRGSIVDRNGNVLAESARVYNVILDCQVLIEAKESLQISTIELLMSTLNLDKEEVIRQYMTEAYKEYRYLKLDEGKGISVAQMEELQKGIDDGKIVGVWFEEDEDRQYINNSLAAHVIGFNGTYGVEQYYDEYLKGVAGRKMVVASNGSSFVEEYIAAENGKNLTLTIDSKVQYYMEQILQQGVLSTNAMKGCAICMNPKTGEIYGMVIMPTFNLNNNVELFGLSDKYKEKNPDKNAADYYSAVWTNYAISSTYEPGSTFKPMFASAALNEAVIGVQDTIVCSGRYEVYDAEVQCAGREAHGTETVADIIRNSCNVGMTKVSEMLKTSKWLQYQEAYGFAQKTGIDLVGEAGDSLDLIYISEEQAAARGSTNDMGPFEKATTAFGQGFRMTPIQLITAFSSVINGGEYLKPYVVSQVSGENGNIVEMQSKEVLRYTVSEEVSKAMRQYMYGTVSAGTGIAAQVAGYEIGGKTGTAEKINDDGTYEEDKYVVSFIGFTPVEDPEVVLLVILDETDRNTSAEAANLASQMFEKILPALGLYPDASVNQHVPSPNENNSGIDIGASSSVPEPDPDSSQEPTAPEDSDNPNSEEGTGGEGE from the coding sequence ATGGCAGCCAAAAGAAAAAAAAGAGCGCAGGGTTCAAGGGCAAGAGTGGGACGCCTGCTTTTTATTTTATGTTTAACCGTTAGCTTGCTGGGAGTTGTGTTTTTACGAGTTATCTATATTAAAAATGTGCATGGAGAGGAATATCAGCAGAGGGCGCAGCAGCAGCAGATTGAGTCAACGGATGTGACGATTCCGGCGCTGCGCGGCAGCATTGTCGATCGCAACGGCAATGTGCTGGCAGAGAGCGCCAGAGTATATAATGTAATTTTGGACTGCCAGGTCCTGATTGAAGCAAAGGAGTCTCTGCAGATCAGCACGATTGAGCTTTTGATGAGTACGTTAAATCTGGATAAAGAAGAGGTCATTCGGCAGTACATGACAGAAGCCTATAAAGAATACCGTTATCTAAAGCTGGACGAAGGAAAAGGAATTTCAGTTGCGCAGATGGAGGAGCTGCAAAAAGGAATTGATGACGGCAAAATCGTAGGCGTTTGGTTCGAAGAGGATGAGGACCGGCAATATATCAATAATTCGCTGGCAGCTCATGTAATCGGATTTAACGGGACATATGGCGTAGAGCAATATTATGATGAATATTTAAAGGGTGTAGCAGGAAGAAAAATGGTGGTGGCCAGCAATGGCAGCAGCTTTGTTGAAGAATATATTGCCGCTGAGAACGGAAAAAATCTAACGCTTACGATTGATTCCAAGGTGCAGTATTATATGGAGCAGATTTTGCAGCAGGGCGTTTTGAGCACGAATGCCATGAAGGGCTGCGCCATTTGTATGAACCCTAAAACAGGGGAAATATACGGTATGGTGATTATGCCCACCTTCAATCTGAACAATAATGTAGAGCTCTTTGGACTCTCGGATAAATACAAAGAAAAAAATCCGGATAAAAACGCGGCCGATTATTACAGCGCCGTATGGACAAACTATGCGATCAGCAGTACCTATGAGCCCGGATCGACCTTTAAGCCGATGTTTGCCAGTGCCGCTCTTAATGAAGCCGTGATTGGCGTGCAGGATACGATTGTTTGCAGCGGCCGGTATGAGGTATATGATGCGGAAGTGCAGTGCGCCGGCAGAGAAGCGCATGGCACAGAAACCGTGGCTGATATTATTCGGAATTCCTGTAATGTGGGCATGACCAAGGTCAGCGAAATGCTAAAAACCAGTAAGTGGCTGCAATATCAGGAGGCATATGGATTCGCACAGAAAACAGGAATTGATCTCGTCGGCGAGGCCGGCGACTCGCTGGATCTGATTTATATCAGCGAGGAGCAGGCGGCGGCGCGAGGCAGCACAAATGATATGGGGCCCTTTGAAAAAGCGACAACGGCATTTGGACAGGGCTTTCGCATGACGCCGATTCAGCTGATCACGGCTTTCTCTTCTGTCATCAATGGAGGAGAGTATTTAAAGCCTTATGTGGTCAGTCAAGTAAGCGGAGAAAATGGCAATATTGTTGAGATGCAGTCCAAAGAGGTGCTGCGGTATACGGTTTCAGAAGAGGTGTCCAAGGCCATGCGCCAATATATGTACGGCACGGTTAGCGCGGGTACAGGTATTGCAGCACAGGTGGCCGGATATGAAATCGGCGGTAAGACAGGTACCGCTGAAAAAATCAATGACGACGGCACCTATGAAGAAGATAAGTATGTGGTTTCCTTTATCGGCTTTACGCCCGTAGAGGATCCGGAAGTAGTTTTGCTGGTCATTCTGGACGAGACCGATCGAAATACCAGTGCAGAGGCCGCTAATTTGGCGTCGCAGATGTTTGAAAAGATTTTGCCGGCGCTGGGGCTTTATCCGGACGCATCAGTCAATCAGCATGTGCCGTCTCCTAATGAAAATAATAGCGGAATTGATATCGGTGCATCCAGTTCCGTGCCGGAGCCGGATCCAGACAGTTCACAGGAACCTACTGCTCCGGAAGATTCCGATAATCCAAACAGCGAAGAAGGGACCGGCGGCGAGGGCGAATGA
- a CDS encoding PASTA domain-containing protein produces the protein MRILAWILCASLAALTMRVAYIELVRGDYLEEMADELHNRERTLESKRGDIVDRNGTVLATSGSICRVSVVHNQIQDAEHVAKKLAEILGLEYEKVLEKVQKRVALQIIKNQVSVEEANQIRAENLTGVIIDENYDRYYPYGSMAAQTIGFVGSDNQGVVGLEVAYDQYLQGLDGRILSLTDARGITLEDIGEKLEEGAEGHVLQTTLDVRLQQYAEQLIEKAVTQKNAKKGALIAMNPQNGEIYAMALYPSYDLNDPFSIQDEALIEQWESMEESQQMDALNQMWRNWCINDTYEPGSTFKIVTASAALEEAIVGLDETFHCGGSLVVADRKIRCHKAGGHGTVTFLQGIQESCNPVFMTLALRLGSDRFYEYLKIFQFDQKTGIDVPGEASGIMHKPENVGPVELATMGFGQSLTITPIQLLRAGAAIVNGGDLITPHFGKAILNESGEVLKELTYETEEQAISAQTSETMRLALETVVSEGGGKKASIPGYRIGGKTATSQKLPRSAHQYISSFLGFAPVDNPQIMVLCLVDEPQGIYYGGTVCAPIVKEFLENALPYLGIEADYSLVDENSEPEWGEEPIGPVGYVPAPDVMGMSFQEAKKAAEELELTLEALGSGEVVAEQFPQAGEEIRKGTKLIVYLKGESTNDDRKADGED, from the coding sequence ATGAGGATTTTGGCATGGATTTTATGCGCCTCATTGGCAGCGCTCACCATGCGGGTTGCGTATATTGAGCTTGTTCGCGGTGACTATCTGGAGGAGATGGCAGATGAGCTCCACAATCGCGAGCGCACGCTGGAGTCAAAGCGAGGAGATATTGTCGACCGAAATGGGACAGTGCTGGCCACCAGCGGCTCCATTTGCAGAGTCAGCGTGGTGCATAACCAGATTCAGGATGCCGAGCATGTAGCGAAAAAGCTGGCTGAGATTCTGGGTCTGGAGTATGAAAAGGTATTAGAAAAGGTACAAAAAAGAGTAGCGCTGCAGATCATCAAAAATCAGGTCAGTGTGGAAGAAGCCAACCAGATCAGAGCGGAAAATCTGACAGGCGTAATTATCGATGAAAATTATGACAGATATTATCCTTATGGCAGCATGGCTGCCCAAACCATTGGATTTGTTGGCTCGGACAATCAAGGCGTGGTCGGATTAGAAGTCGCCTATGATCAGTACCTGCAAGGATTGGATGGCCGGATTCTCAGTCTAACTGATGCCAGGGGGATTACCCTGGAGGACATTGGAGAGAAGCTGGAGGAGGGAGCCGAAGGGCATGTGCTGCAGACTACGCTGGATGTGAGACTGCAGCAGTATGCTGAGCAGCTGATTGAAAAGGCAGTTACGCAAAAAAATGCCAAAAAGGGTGCTTTGATTGCCATGAATCCGCAAAACGGCGAGATCTATGCCATGGCGCTGTATCCCAGTTATGATCTTAATGATCCGTTCAGTATTCAGGATGAGGCACTGATAGAGCAATGGGAGAGTATGGAAGAAAGCCAGCAGATGGATGCGCTCAATCAGATGTGGCGGAATTGGTGTATCAATGATACGTATGAGCCCGGATCGACGTTTAAGATTGTAACGGCGTCGGCGGCGCTGGAGGAAGCAATCGTCGGCTTAGATGAAACCTTTCATTGCGGGGGAAGTCTGGTGGTAGCCGATAGAAAGATTCGCTGCCACAAGGCCGGAGGCCATGGAACCGTTACCTTTTTGCAGGGCATACAGGAATCCTGCAATCCCGTATTTATGACACTGGCTCTGCGATTGGGTTCCGATCGATTTTATGAATATCTGAAGATTTTTCAATTTGACCAGAAAACAGGAATTGACGTGCCGGGAGAGGCGAGCGGGATTATGCATAAGCCCGAAAACGTAGGGCCGGTAGAGCTGGCTACGATGGGCTTTGGGCAGTCGCTTACCATTACGCCCATTCAGCTTCTGCGGGCAGGTGCTGCCATTGTGAATGGAGGCGATCTGATTACGCCGCATTTTGGAAAAGCAATCTTAAATGAAAGCGGCGAGGTGCTGAAGGAGCTGACCTATGAGACGGAGGAGCAGGCGATTTCGGCGCAGACTTCAGAAACGATGCGCCTTGCGCTGGAAACGGTTGTTTCAGAAGGCGGCGGCAAGAAGGCCTCGATCCCGGGCTATCGCATCGGGGGCAAGACGGCTACCAGTCAGAAGCTGCCTAGAAGTGCTCATCAATATATTTCGTCATTTTTGGGCTTTGCCCCGGTGGATAATCCACAGATTATGGTGCTTTGCCTGGTGGATGAGCCGCAGGGGATTTATTATGGCGGTACGGTGTGCGCGCCGATCGTGAAGGAGTTTTTGGAAAATGCACTTCCTTACCTAGGCATAGAGGCGGATTACAGTCTGGTGGATGAAAATTCAGAGCCGGAGTGGGGCGAGGAACCGATTGGGCCGGTAGGGTATGTGCCGGCGCCGGATGTGATGGGGATGAGCTTTCAGGAGGCAAAGAAGGCTGCCGAGGAGCTGGAGCTGACGCTGGAGGCGCTTGGCAGCGGAGAGGTCGTTGCAGAGCAGTTTCCGCAGGCGGGCGAGGAGATCCGCAAGGGGACGAAGCTGATTGTATATTTGAAAGGAGAGAGCACGAATGACGATAGAAAAGCTGATGGAGAAGATTGA
- a CDS encoding UDP-N-acetylmuramoyl-L-alanyl-D-glutamate--2,6-diaminopimelate ligase, which yields MTIEKLMEKIEYQVLQEGDMQAEVTSLVYDSRKVTEGACFACETGLVFDGTDFLEAARAQGAVLAIMEKKPAQYPEGLTMLLVPNMMRATALMAANFYPQALEGAVLIGMTGTNGKTTTSTLMHHIFMENGLACGLIGTNENRIGREVIPAVHTTPYPFDLYALFEKMHEAKMERVVMEVSSHALAQYRVEGVRYQIGMFTNLSQDHLDYHKTMEAYLAAKCRLFEQCDVGLVNGDDPAATVILETGTCRFVTYGLQPQDEYRAENVQMDETGLQYDWYYGKEKLGHIQYPVPGKFNVYNTLAAASACHLTGLTPEVIIRALATQEGIVSGRFQTFHAQDGLTAIVDYAHTPDGLAKVLETAAEFAKGRIITVFGCGGDRDPKKRPVMGEIAGKLSQYCVITSDNPRTEDPEAIIDQVEEGMKKTECAYERLADRREAIARAIALAKPEDVVMIAGKGHEDYQIIGREKIHLDDREEVKKALESRQ from the coding sequence ATGACGATAGAAAAGCTGATGGAGAAGATTGAATATCAGGTTTTGCAGGAGGGTGACATGCAGGCCGAGGTGACCTCGCTGGTGTATGATTCGCGCAAGGTGACCGAGGGAGCCTGCTTTGCCTGTGAGACAGGACTGGTGTTTGACGGAACGGATTTTCTGGAGGCAGCCAGAGCGCAGGGAGCGGTGCTGGCGATTATGGAAAAGAAGCCGGCGCAATATCCGGAGGGGCTGACAATGCTGCTGGTTCCGAATATGATGAGGGCTACGGCGCTGATGGCGGCAAACTTTTATCCGCAGGCGCTGGAGGGCGCAGTGCTCATTGGCATGACCGGAACAAACGGAAAAACGACGACCAGTACGCTGATGCATCATATTTTTATGGAGAATGGACTGGCATGCGGCTTGATCGGAACAAATGAGAATCGAATCGGACGGGAGGTCATACCCGCTGTGCATACCACGCCGTATCCATTTGATCTGTATGCGCTTTTTGAGAAAATGCATGAGGCCAAAATGGAGAGGGTTGTGATGGAGGTGTCTTCCCATGCGCTGGCGCAGTACCGTGTGGAGGGGGTGCGCTATCAGATTGGTATGTTTACGAATTTGTCACAGGATCATTTAGATTATCATAAGACCATGGAGGCTTATCTGGCAGCAAAGTGCCGTTTGTTTGAGCAGTGCGATGTAGGACTTGTAAACGGAGATGATCCTGCTGCGACGGTCATTTTGGAGACAGGAACCTGCCGCTTTGTGACATACGGGCTGCAGCCGCAGGATGAGTACCGAGCAGAAAATGTGCAGATGGATGAAACAGGGCTGCAGTACGATTGGTATTATGGAAAAGAAAAGCTAGGGCATATTCAGTATCCGGTTCCGGGAAAATTTAATGTATATAATACGCTGGCAGCGGCCAGTGCCTGTCACTTAACGGGGCTGACGCCAGAGGTGATCATACGGGCTTTGGCTACGCAGGAGGGCATTGTGAGCGGTCGTTTTCAGACCTTTCATGCGCAGGACGGCTTGACGGCCATTGTCGATTATGCACATACGCCCGACGGTTTGGCGAAGGTGTTGGAGACAGCGGCTGAGTTTGCAAAAGGAAGAATCATTACGGTGTTTGGCTGCGGGGGGGACAGAGATCCTAAAAAGCGCCCGGTGATGGGAGAGATTGCAGGAAAACTAAGTCAGTACTGCGTGATTACTTCAGATAATCCGCGGACGGAGGACCCGGAGGCTATTATCGATCAGGTAGAAGAGGGAATGAAAAAAACAGAGTGCGCCTATGAGCGTCTTGCCGACCGGCGGGAGGCAATTGCCAGAGCGATTGCGCTGGCGAAGCCCGAGGATGTGGTGATGATTGCGGGCAAAGGACACGAGGACTATCAGATTATCGGCAGAGAAAAAATTCATCTGGATGACAGAGAAGAAGTGAAAAAAGCTCTTGAAAGCCGTCAATAG
- a CDS encoding UDP-N-acetylmuramoyl-tripeptide--D-alanyl-D-alanine ligase: MERITIKQLIQATGAKLTGSDEGSIEEIVRDSREVRQGSLFVAIAGENVDGHQFIASAWERGAKAVLSQKSCAVPEGCSLLLVPDTLRALGQIASYYRSLFELPLVAVTGSVGKTSCKDMVAAALSGGRRTVKTKANFNNHIGVPLTLFQLDHSTQAAVVEMGMNHFGEIDYVAQMAKPNYGIITNIGMSHVENLGSQEGILQAKLELLPHIQGPGPVFLNGDDPLLYGLKGKLDKKVEYFGYQEHNQARVLSVELTEKAHLKLQLAYRGELYDFVLRTMGRHMAYNALPAIMAAVHIGLSKEEILQGLAGYVPTPHRLEAMTSSQYLVIDDTYNASPASMCSALEAMDSIPSSRRRVAVLGDMFELGDYAKAGHEEVGRYVAGQSKAEVLICCGETSRWIYEAAQGRKELHCYYFPNVPEMEKNLFTILKKDDIILLKASHGMGFTAVCEKLLQYEG; this comes from the coding sequence ATGGAAAGAATCACCATCAAGCAGCTCATACAGGCAACGGGCGCTAAGCTGACGGGCAGCGATGAGGGCAGCATAGAGGAGATTGTACGGGATTCCCGTGAGGTCAGACAGGGGAGTCTGTTTGTGGCAATTGCCGGAGAGAATGTAGATGGGCACCAGTTTATTGCATCTGCATGGGAGCGGGGAGCAAAGGCTGTGCTTTCGCAGAAAAGCTGTGCGGTACCGGAGGGTTGCAGCCTGCTGCTTGTGCCGGATACGCTTCGGGCATTGGGGCAGATTGCTTCCTATTATAGAAGCTTATTTGAGCTGCCGCTGGTTGCGGTTACGGGAAGCGTGGGGAAAACATCCTGCAAGGATATGGTTGCCGCGGCGCTTTCCGGCGGCCGGCGTACGGTAAAGACAAAAGCCAATTTTAATAATCATATTGGTGTTCCGCTGACGCTTTTTCAGCTGGATCATAGCACGCAGGCAGCGGTTGTTGAGATGGGCATGAACCATTTTGGAGAGATCGACTATGTGGCGCAGATGGCAAAGCCGAATTATGGCATCATCACGAATATTGGCATGTCACATGTGGAAAATCTGGGCAGTCAGGAAGGGATCCTGCAGGCAAAGCTTGAGCTCCTGCCTCATATTCAAGGCCCGGGACCCGTCTTTTTAAATGGGGACGATCCTCTGTTATACGGCCTTAAAGGAAAGCTTGACAAAAAAGTTGAATATTTTGGCTATCAGGAGCACAATCAGGCAAGGGTGCTTTCGGTAGAGCTTACCGAAAAGGCACATCTGAAGCTGCAGCTTGCCTATCGGGGGGAGCTGTATGATTTTGTTCTCCGCACAATGGGGCGGCATATGGCTTATAATGCGCTGCCTGCCATTATGGCAGCCGTGCATATAGGGCTTTCTAAAGAAGAGATTCTGCAGGGACTTGCCGGCTATGTGCCGACGCCGCACCGGCTGGAGGCTATGACATCCTCACAATATCTTGTGATTGATGATACATATAATGCAAGTCCGGCTTCTATGTGCAGTGCGCTGGAGGCCATGGACAGCATTCCGTCAAGCCGGCGCCGGGTTGCAGTTTTGGGCGATATGTTTGAGCTTGGAGACTATGCAAAGGCAGGGCATGAAGAGGTGGGCCGATATGTGGCCGGCCAGTCGAAGGCAGAGGTACTGATCTGCTGCGGAGAGACGTCCAGATGGATTTATGAAGCGGCGCAGGGCCGTAAGGAGCTGCATTGTTATTATTTTCCGAACGTACCGGAGATGGAAAAAAATCTTTTTACTATTCTGAAAAAAGATGATATAATACTGCTCAAGGCTTCACACGGAATGGGGTTTACGGCCGTGTGCGAGAAGCTGCTGCAATATGAAGGATAA